In Nitrospirota bacterium, a genomic segment contains:
- a CDS encoding nucleoside-diphosphate sugar epimerase/dehydratase, translated as MTTKILYNYMLFNGTIKKLLMQYRTSFILLFQMMVAVLSYLVAFYLRFEFTMPPEYFQMFYETLPLLLGCRMIAYYVYKIHTGSWLFVSMSDLVDTLKAVLLGSVLFVITMVFIYGLDEFPRSVFILEALFNLMFLGGSRFTIRYSYEFKQRAMPKIRKYALIAGAGRAGVLMLKEIRSNPGMGLQVLGFVDDNPYKKGTNIQGIPVLGSVEDIPGLAKRLGIDEVIIAIPSSGYKNLVRITEIVRSAGVETRILPSLAKLIQDDIATNKLRDVSYDDLLGRDVLKFRRESDYKLLEEEIGEKSILVTGAGGSIGSELCRQVAHFRPRMLILYERHENSLYDLEIELRKKFPDQQILPVIGDILDSEKLSAILRANKVDLIYHAAAYKHVPMMEREPLEAVRNNILGTLNVARLAVKANVNKFVFISTDKAVNPANVMGATKRVSELVVQGLNGDKVKFIAVRFGNVIGSNGSAIPLFKKQIAEGGPITVTHPDITRYFMAIPEAVQLVMTAGAMGKGGEIFLLDMGKPVKIIDLARDLIRRSGLQPGKDIDIVFTGLRPGEKLYEELYWEGEGIIPTDNKKITMLKPNGQGCNGIFQRIKVLEEHIVRSDMEGALRLLKEMVPEASIGNGLNA; from the coding sequence ATGACGACCAAGATTCTATACAATTATATGCTTTTTAACGGAACTATAAAAAAGCTCCTGATGCAATACAGGACCTCTTTTATACTGCTGTTCCAGATGATGGTTGCAGTTCTATCGTATCTTGTCGCCTTTTATCTACGGTTTGAATTTACCATGCCCCCCGAGTATTTCCAGATGTTTTACGAGACCTTGCCACTTCTGCTGGGTTGCCGGATGATAGCTTATTATGTATACAAGATACACACTGGTTCATGGCTGTTTGTAAGCATGTCGGACCTGGTAGACACACTTAAAGCAGTCCTGCTTGGTTCGGTATTATTTGTAATTACCATGGTATTTATTTACGGTCTCGATGAATTTCCTCGTTCGGTCTTTATTTTGGAGGCGCTATTTAATCTTATGTTTTTGGGTGGGAGCAGATTTACAATCCGCTACAGCTATGAGTTTAAACAGAGGGCAATGCCCAAGATCAGAAAATATGCGCTTATTGCCGGAGCTGGAAGGGCTGGGGTTTTAATGCTCAAGGAGATCCGGAGCAATCCGGGGATGGGACTTCAGGTATTAGGTTTTGTTGATGACAATCCCTATAAAAAGGGGACAAATATTCAGGGTATACCGGTTCTTGGAAGCGTTGAAGATATTCCCGGCCTGGCTAAGAGACTCGGGATTGATGAGGTTATTATTGCCATTCCTTCATCCGGATATAAAAACCTGGTCCGGATTACGGAGATTGTCAGGAGTGCCGGGGTTGAAACAAGGATTCTTCCAAGTCTGGCAAAGCTGATCCAGGACGATATCGCTACGAACAAGCTCAGGGATGTTTCATATGATGATTTGCTGGGCAGGGATGTTCTGAAATTCCGCCGGGAGTCTGATTACAAGTTACTGGAAGAAGAGATTGGAGAAAAATCCATACTTGTCACTGGTGCCGGTGGCTCAATAGGCTCTGAACTATGCAGACAGGTTGCTCATTTCAGACCTCGTATGCTGATACTCTATGAGCGGCATGAGAATAGCCTTTATGATCTTGAGATAGAGTTGAGAAAGAAGTTTCCGGACCAACAGATATTACCGGTAATAGGCGATATCCTGGACTCGGAAAAGCTAAGCGCAATATTGCGGGCTAATAAAGTAGATCTGATTTATCATGCAGCGGCATACAAGCATGTGCCGATGATGGAACGTGAGCCTTTGGAGGCTGTTCGTAATAACATACTTGGTACCTTAAACGTTGCCAGGTTGGCGGTTAAGGCTAATGTAAACAAGTTCGTTTTCATTTCAACTGATAAGGCAGTGAATCCCGCAAATGTGATGGGGGCCACGAAGCGTGTATCCGAGCTGGTAGTCCAGGGATTAAATGGTGACAAGGTAAAATTTATTGCAGTCCGTTTTGGTAATGTCATAGGCAGTAACGGCAGTGCTATTCCCCTGTTCAAGAAACAGATAGCCGAAGGAGGGCCGATAACAGTAACACATCCCGACATAACAAGGTATTTTATGGCCATACCTGAAGCCGTGCAACTGGTGATGACCGCTGGTGCCATGGGTAAAGGAGGGGAGATTTTCTTGTTGGATATGGGGAAGCCTGTAAAGATCATTGATCTTGCCAGAGATTTGATCAGGCGTTCAGGTCTGCAGCCCGGGAAGGATATTGACATTGTATTTACAGGACTCCGCCCCGGAGAAAAACTGTATGAAGAACTCTACTGGGAGGGAGAGGGAATCATTCCAACAGACAATAAGAAGATAACGATGCTTAAGCCAAATGGTCAGGGGTGCAATGGTATTTTTCAGAGGATCAAGGTATTGGAAGAGCATATTGTAAGAAGTGATATGGAGGGTGCTTTGAGATTGTTGAAAGAGATGGTGCCGGAGGCCAGTATCGGGAATGGGCTAAATGCCTGA
- a CDS encoding glycosyltransferase family 4 protein yields the protein MNILFLSTENPYPPDHGHYIRTYNVLKYVSQHHDVYFIGFIKNKEDFRNVEPIRKMCKTADVFVIPDDVSSVRFYLSLFLNFFSPLPYIAQKYYQKSMKQKIREILKENKIDIVHFDMLHLSRYQSMFDGIPTTLTEHNVESLRILSLLRNSRNVLFKAFMYLQYIKLKSFEKKACAGFNICAAVSEDDLKVLKTMSPSANFVVIPNGVDTGYFAPDDTPFLPNSMIWVGGMDNIYNREAVDVFIEEIFPLIQKEIPAVKFTVVGKSPTRKLLHLAKTNKNIEVVGYVDDVRPYICKTAVYIAPIKSGGGTKLKILNALSLAKPVITTSVGAEGIEVEDNKHLLIADEPGLFAGKTIELLKNPEIAAKLGENGRNLMIEKYDWGIIGEKMNRVYEELLTSKY from the coding sequence ATGAATATATTATTTCTGTCAACAGAAAATCCCTACCCTCCTGACCACGGACATTATATAAGAACTTACAATGTGTTGAAATATGTTTCGCAGCATCATGATGTCTATTTCATAGGATTTATAAAGAACAAGGAAGATTTCAGAAATGTTGAGCCAATTAGGAAGATGTGCAAAACGGCTGACGTATTTGTCATTCCTGATGATGTTTCAAGCGTCAGGTTTTATTTGTCTCTTTTCCTTAATTTCTTTTCGCCTCTGCCCTACATAGCCCAAAAGTATTATCAGAAGAGTATGAAGCAGAAAATAAGAGAAATATTGAAGGAAAACAAAATCGACATCGTTCATTTTGACATGTTGCATCTTTCCAGGTATCAATCCATGTTTGATGGGATACCAACAACCCTTACAGAGCATAACGTTGAATCTCTGAGAATCCTCAGCTTGTTAAGGAACAGTAGGAACGTGCTTTTTAAGGCATTCATGTATTTGCAGTACATTAAACTTAAGAGCTTTGAGAAAAAAGCATGTGCAGGGTTTAATATATGTGCTGCGGTATCAGAAGATGACCTTAAGGTGCTGAAGACAATGAGCCCTTCTGCAAACTTTGTGGTCATACCAAATGGTGTGGACACAGGTTATTTTGCTCCGGATGACACACCTTTTCTTCCAAACAGCATGATATGGGTAGGTGGTATGGATAACATATACAATAGGGAGGCCGTTGACGTTTTCATAGAAGAAATATTCCCCCTGATACAGAAAGAAATCCCAGCGGTAAAATTTACAGTTGTCGGTAAATCACCTACCAGAAAACTACTTCATTTGGCAAAAACAAATAAGAACATCGAAGTTGTTGGCTATGTTGATGATGTAAGGCCATATATTTGTAAGACAGCGGTATACATTGCCCCGATAAAAAGCGGCGGAGGGACAAAACTTAAGATTCTCAATGCCCTGTCATTGGCCAAGCCTGTGATCACAACATCAGTGGGTGCAGAAGGGATTGAGGTCGAGGATAATAAACATCTTTTAATAGCAGATGAGCCGGGACTTTTTGCCGGGAAAACCATAGAGCTTCTAAAAAATCCGGAAATTGCTGCGAAGCTGGGTGAAAACGGAAGGAATTTAATGATAGAAAAGTATGATTGGGGAATAATTGGGGAAAAGATGAACAGAGTGTATGAAGAATTGTTAACTTCAAAGTATTAG